The following is a genomic window from Oncorhynchus gorbuscha isolate QuinsamMale2020 ecotype Even-year unplaced genomic scaffold, OgorEven_v1.0 Un_scaffold_11665, whole genome shotgun sequence.
CATTTCTATCGGCAATGTTCAGAAAGTTGCACTCTCCCGAATGCGACGTTGATTCACACTATAGGGCCAAACTGAGCCAAGTTGGGCTGAactggttacacatccaccagGGCTGAactggttacacatccaccagGGCTGAactggttacacatccaccagGGCTGAactggttacacatccaccagGGCTCCTTGAACCGTGCTGGAAAGGACCCTGTCAAAATAAAACATCAGAGCCGGTATGGTTCTGCGTCGTCTCTAGTCTGAATCATGGATTGTTCACTCATTGTACTGGATGCAGTTAATCCATCCAGTCTGATTGGTTGTTGTCATTGTCTTTCCCCCACCTGACAGAGGAATCGCTGAGAAGAAGCTGGCTGCTTGTGTCAACATCGTCCCCAAATTACATCTGTGTAAGTGTGGACCATGACGGATCAGAGATTAGAAACTGGGTGGTTTAAGtccagccgtggtatatcagattgtataccatgggtatgacaagacatttatttttactgctgtaattacggcaccacggctaagggctgtatccagccACCCACCGCACATATGAAGGGAATGGAAGGGTTACTGATTGGGATTGGCAACATGTGTTCTGTTTCTTGTCAGATATGAGTGGCAGGGGAAGATCCAGGAGGATAGTGAAGTGTTACTGGTGAGTATTCACACCTTTTTATTCCTGGTTCGACATGGACCTACAGTGTCTGGAAACATTGAATGaagactatatatatatgtatgtgctTGGTTTATCTGAGCGTCGTGTAGCTAAAGTTCTAACTAGTTTCTTCCTGCTTTTAGATGATAAAGACCAGAAGTTCTAAGGTTGCATCTCTGGCAGAATATGTTaggtgctatgtgtgtgtgtgtgtgtgtgtgtgtgtgtgtgtgtgtgtgtgtgtgtgtgtgtgtgtgtgtgtgtgtgtgtgtgtgtgtgtgtgtgtgtgtgcgttcttgTATTTCCTCAGTTATAGGGATGATATGTAGTCTTCATACTAAATCAGGCATTGGGGGTGTTTAATCAGTCCTTTCCCAGAATTACCATTGACAATTATCAGTGACTCATACTAACTGTGTGTGCGCACGTTCATGCatttgtctatctgtgtgtgtgtgactcatgcTGTGTTTGCTTGCTAACAGGTCCAACCACCCATGAAGTAGCAGAGGTCATCAGCCTACCCATAGAGCAGGGGGCAACCCACCCACTCAAGTGGCTTGGTGACGCTGTACCAGAATGATGGGTGGATGGACAGAGGAAGGGATAGGTggatgacagagtggaaggaTAGGTGGAGGTGGATAGGGTGGATGGACAGAGGAGGGATAGGTGGATGGACAGAGGAAGGgataggtggagagaggaagggataggtgGATGGACAGAGGAA
Proteins encoded in this region:
- the LOC124030453 gene encoding protein CutA homolog; this translates as MRFGLPATEGLQAGGPLRAFFVIALLSVLMLTLLRTVGLRAFSMASETYMSGTHSAAFVTCPNEQVAKDLARAKLSQVGLNWLHIHQGCLNRAGKDPVKIKHQSRGIAEKKLAACVNIVPKLHLYEWQGKIQEDSEVLLMIKTRSSKVASLAEYVRSNHP